One Candidatus Woesearchaeota archaeon DNA window includes the following coding sequences:
- a CDS encoding histidine phosphatase family protein, with amino-acid sequence MGHIILVRHGESRWNVDNKFTGWVDVPLTEVGIHEALIAAEKLNDINIDVAFTSKLMRANETLVLILAHQKKTGIFLHESKQRKAWSMHNHGKEFEENEIPIYSSTKLNERYYGKLQGLNKDMARKKWGEEQVHNWRRSYDVRPPGGESLKDVYKRAVPYFKKHILPEVQKGKNVIIAAHGNSLRALIKHIELISDTDIPNLELQLGTPIIYRWHRKKLVKINHAHNFNRPTHWEHSPRHKRSYSQAKATSKKKVIKENTITKRRTITKKTNSKEHEKSRNKK; translated from the coding sequence ATGGGACATATTATACTCGTACGACACGGCGAGAGTCGCTGGAATGTAGATAATAAATTCACTGGATGGGTAGATGTACCACTCACAGAAGTAGGTATCCATGAAGCACTTATTGCTGCAGAAAAACTTAACGATATCAACATTGATGTTGCATTCACGAGTAAACTCATGCGAGCTAACGAAACACTCGTTCTCATCTTAGCACATCAAAAAAAGACAGGTATTTTTCTTCACGAATCAAAACAACGAAAAGCATGGTCCATGCACAACCACGGAAAAGAATTCGAAGAAAATGAAATTCCTATTTACTCATCAACAAAGCTTAATGAAAGATATTACGGAAAACTCCAAGGCCTTAACAAAGATATGGCCCGAAAAAAATGGGGCGAAGAACAAGTACACAACTGGAGACGAAGCTACGATGTTCGACCACCTGGCGGAGAAAGTCTTAAAGATGTCTACAAACGAGCAGTACCTTATTTTAAGAAACACATCCTGCCAGAAGTGCAAAAAGGAAAAAATGTCATTATCGCAGCACACGGCAATAGTCTGCGAGCACTTATTAAACACATCGAACTCATTAGTGATACCGATATTCCAAACTTAGAATTGCAACTCGGTACGCCAATTATTTATCGCTGGCATCGCAAGAAACTTGTAAAAATAAATCACGCACATAATTTTAATAGACCAACACATTGGGAACATTCACCAAGACATAAACGAAGTTATAGTCAGGCAAAAGCAACAAGCAAGAAAAAAGTTATTAAAGAAAATACAATTACAAAAAGAAGAACTATAACTAAAAAAACAAATTCAAAAGAACATGAAAAAAGTAGAAACAAGAAATAA